A window of Chlorocebus sabaeus isolate Y175 chromosome 14, mChlSab1.0.hap1, whole genome shotgun sequence contains these coding sequences:
- the LOC140713380 gene encoding ubiquitin carboxyl-terminal hydrolase 17-like codes for MARHLKTLSEEIASFCNVWSQQKKLVILAPGDMEADSLHLGGEWQFNRFSKLISSRPDAAFAEIQRTSLPEKSPLSSETQVNLCDDLAPVARQPAPRKKLPLSSRRPAAVGAGLQNMGNTCYLNASLQCLTYTPPLANYMLSQEHSQLCQRHKCCMLCTMEAHITRALHCPGHVIQPSQALAAGFRRGKQEDAHEFLMFIVDAMKKACLPGHKQVDHDSEDTTLIHQIFGGCWRSQIKCLHCQGISDTFDPYLDIALDIQAAQSVKQALEQVVKPEELNGENAYHCGLCLQKAPASKTFTLHTSAKVLILVLKRFSDVTGNKLAKNVQYPECLDMQPYMSQQNTGPLVYVLYAVLVHAGWSCHNGHYLSYVKAPGGQWYKMDDTKVTACSIASVLSQQAYVLFYIQKSELERCSESVSIGREPGALGAEHKDRRATQGELQREPCLQVPDLEEHLVERATQESTLDHWKFLQEQNKTKPDFNVRKVECTLPPNVLVIHPSKYKSGMNNHHPEQQSSLLNLSSRKLTPQESMNTDTLTSLQGRTRRSKGRNKHSKRALFVCQ; via the coding sequence ATGGCGCGTCATTTGAAGACTCTCTCGGAAGAGATAGCGTCTTTCTGCAACGTGTGGTCCCAGCAGAAAAAGCTTGTGATCCTTGCTCCTGGCGACATGGAGGCCGATTCACTCCACTTGGGAGGTGAGTGGCAGTTCAACCGCTTTTCAAAACTCATATCTTCTCGGCCAGATGCAGCTTTTGCTGAAATTCAGCGGACTTCTCTACCTGAGAAGTCACCACTGTCATCTGAGACCCAAGTCAACCTCTGTGATGATTTGGCTCCTGTGGCAAGACAGCCTGCCCCCAGAAAGAAGCTTCCTCTCAGTAGCAGGAGACCTGCTGCGGTGGGGGCTGGGCTCCAGAATATGGGAAATACTTGCTACTTGAATGCTTCCCTGCAGTGCCTGACATACACACCACCCCTTGCCAACTACATGCTGTCGCAGGAGCACTCTCAACTTTGTCAGCGTCACAAGTGCTGCATGCTGTGTACGATGGAAGCTCACATTACACGGGCCCTCCACTGTCCTGGCCACGTCATCCAGCCCTCACAGGCATTGGCTGCTGGCTTCCGTCGAGGCAAGCAGGAAGATGCCCATGAGTTTCTGATGTTTATTGTGGATGCGATGAAAAAGGCATGCCTTCCCGGGCACAAGCAGGTAGATCATGACTCTGAGGACACCACCCTCATCCACCAGATATTTGGAGGCTGCTGGAGATCTCAAATCAAGTGTCTCCACTGCCAGGGCATTTCGGACACCTTTGACCCTTACCTGGACATCgccctggatatccaggcagctCAGAGTGTGAAGCAAGCTTTGGAACAGGTGGTGAAGCCCGAAGAACTCAATGGAGAGAATGCCTATCATTGTGGTCTTTGTCTCCAGAAGGCACCTGCCTCCAAGACGTTCACTCTACACACTTCTGCCAAGGTCCTCATCCTTGTATTGAAGAGATTCTCCGATGTCACAGGCAACAAACTTGCCAAGAATGTGCAATACCCTGAGTGCCTTGACATGCAGCCATACATGTCTCAGCAGAACACAGGACCTCTAGTCTATGTCCTCTATGCTGTGCTGGTCCACGCTGGGTGGAGTTGTCACAACGGACATTACCTCTCTTATGTCAAAGCTCCAGGAGGCCAGTGGTATAAAATGGATGACACCAAGGTCACTGCCTGTAGCATCGCTTCTGTCCTGAGTCAACAGGCCTATGTCCTCTTTTACATCCAGAAGAGTGAACTGGAAAGATGCAGTGAGAGTGTGTCAATAGGCAGGGAACCAGGAGCCCTTGGCGCTGAACACAAAGACAGGCGAGCAACGCAAGGAGAGCTCCAGAGAGAACCCTGCCTCCAGGTACCCGACTTGGAGGAGCACTTAGTGGAAAGAGCCACTCAGGAAAGCACCTTAGACCACTGGAAGTTCctccaagagcaaaacaaaaccaagcccGACTTCAACGTCAGAAAAGTCGAATGTACCCTGCCTCCCAACGTGCTTGTGATTCATCCATCAAAATACAAGAGTGGGATGAACAACCATCATCCTGAACAGCAAAGCTCCCTGCTGAACCTCTCTTCAAGGAAACTGACACCTCAGGAGTCCATGAACACTGACACACTCACTTCTCTGCAAGGGAGGACCAGGAGATCCAAAGGGAGGAACAAACACAGCAAGAGGGCTCTGTTTGTGTGCCAGTGA